The following nucleotide sequence is from Anaerolineae bacterium.
GGCATATTTTTTCCTGCTATTTTCTCTGGAAATTTTTGGAATTGCCCTAATTATACCAAATTGGTTAAGTCAAAACAACTTTATTGTTAGCCGAAAAGTCCTGTTGTTAAATTAGAAGTTATCAGTTTACCGGTATTTACCTTAGATTTCTCGTTTCTAATTCCGGTTGATCCGGGTTAGGCCCCAACCAGTGACTTTTTTGGGTTTTTGTATAAGAAGTTCCGGCAACATTATTTTTTTTGATTCCGGCTCTTCCGGGTTAGGAGAATAAAGTGCATTCTTTTGTTGCTTTGGCGTATCAAGCCATAGAGACATTTTTGAAAACAGGTCAAACCATATCCCCCCCCGATCCATTGCCTGAAGAAATGGCTGTCCCTGGGGCGGTATTTGTATCGCTGCACACGGCGGACGGCATGCTGCGGGGGTGTCGCGGCACCATCACTCCCACCGAGCCAAATCTGGCCGAGGCCATCATCCATACGGCCATTGCTTCAGCTACGGATGACCCCCGTTTTCCCCCGATGACGGCGGCTGAAATAGAAGGTCTGGATGTGAAAGTGGATGTTCTCAGCGAATTGGAGCCTGTTTCAGACACGAGCGAGTTGGATGAGAAAGTTTACGGGGTGCTGGTCCAGTCAGGCTATCGCCGGGCCTTGCTCTTGCCTGATATTGCTGCGGTTGACAGCGTGCCGCGCCAACTGGAGTTGGTCCGGCGCAAAGCCGGGATTGGGCCTGATGAACCGGTTGAACTTTATCGCTTTACCGTAAGTCGTTATACCAGGGATGACTGATGTGGAGTGAATCGCGTCCCAGACGTCCCTATGAAAAAAAGACGGTCACCAAAGGCGGGGCCTTGATTTTTGGCATGGGCCTGGGAGCCTTACTGGCGACGGTGGCCATTATGGTGGGCCTTATTCTCCCCAACCTCAGTAGCCATCTGGATAACCTTTCTTATCGGGCCCGCACCTACTATCGCAAGCTGGTGCCCCATCCAGAGTACCTGCCCACGCCGGCCCCAACGGCAGCGGCAGCGGTTGTCCCGGCCCAGGACGGCCAAATAGAGATGAAGATACCGCCTATTATCCAACAGCCTGCCGCCGGCGACATTATTCCAGCGGCTATCAATGTAACCGGCGATGGCCTTGTGCTTGCAGAGTCGCCGGAGGAGACCGCGCCCTTAGAGAATGTCGCGCCATTGCCCTCGTCCGGTGACAGCGTGCAATTGCGCGGTGTTGCCCATCAATGGCAAACCTGGAACAACTGCGGCCCGGCCACCCTGACCATGTATATGAGTTATTATGGCCGGCCTGAAACCCAGGCAGAGGCGGCTCCGGCCCTCAAACCCAATCGAGACGACAAAAACGTGAGCGCCCATGAGTTGGCTGCTTATGCTCGCACCACCGGCTTGGAAGCGATTGTGCGCCAGGGGGGCACCCTTGAGCAGCTCAAAAGGTTTCTCAGTAATGACATTCCGGTGATGGCCGAAACGTGGCTCGTCCATGAGGGCGACGGTTTGGGCCATTATCGTCTGATTACGGGCTATGACGATGCGACCGGCCAGTTTAATACGTTTGACTCGCTCAATGGCCCTGATTATAAGGTTAGTTATGAACAGTTTGCGGCCGATTGGCGGGTTTTCAATAATTTGTATATTGTGGTCTATGCGCCGGCGCAGGCAGATACGGTCAAATCCATCATTGGCGCTGATTTAGACAATACCCGTATGTACGAGCGAATCCTGGCCCAGGCCCAGGCAGAGGTTGCGGCCAATCCCAACGACGCCATTGCCTATTTCAATCAGGGTGAAGCTTTAACGCGCCTGGGCCGGCCGCAAGAAGCGGTGGTTGCGTTTGACCGGGCCAGACAACTGGGCCTGCACTGGCGGCGGCTGTGGTATCAATTTGCGCCCTTTGAGGCTTATTATGCCGTCGGGCGTTATCAGGATGTGCTGGACCTGACCGCGGCCACGCTGGAGGGCACGGGAGGGTTGGAAGAAGCCTACTATTATCACGGCCTGGCTTTACACGCTACCGGCCAACCCGGCGCCGAAGCGGATTTTCAGGCGGCGCTGGAATATAATCCCCTCTTTACTCCGGCTGCCGAGGCGTTGAATTTATTGTTGACGAACAGGTGATCGTGAGAAATGAGAAAATAGAAATTAGAAGGTTGGATGATCTATCCGTTTTTTCTCACTTTTGATTTCTAAATTATTGCCACTGGCAAACAATACAATACTTAAGGAACCAACAATTGATTCTTGTTACTGGCGCTACCGGCTTTTTGGGAAAGAATCTCTGCGAATATTTAGCGGGCCAGGGCTATAGGGTAAAAGCTCTGGCTCGTTCAACGAGTGACACTTCCTTTTTAGGCAAATTGAATAAAGTGGAGATTGTGCAGGGCGATGTGGTGGAGCCTGACTCCTTGCGCATCGCTATGCGGGATTGCGAGTACGTTATCCATGCAGCGGCCCATTTCCGTTTGTGGGGGCCGCCGGAGCCTTTTATCAAAACCAACGTTGACGGCACGCACCATGTTTTGGAAGCAGCTCTGGCCGCCGGAATTAAAAAGTTTGTCCACATCAGCACCATTATTGTGGTTGGCCCGCAAAAGCCAGGAGTGGTTATCACCGAGGAAACGCCTTGCCGTCCCTATCGAACGGATAACTATGCTCAAACCAAATTTTTGGGTGAGCGATTGGCCCAGGGCTACGTGAGCAAAGGTTTGCCGGTGGTTATTTTGCGCCTGGGCGCGTTGTATGGCCCGCATGGGCATTACGCTTTCAACCGTCTTTTCTTTGAGGAATTTTTGCGCCACTGGCGGGTGCAGGTTCACCAGGGGCGGCACATTATCTTTCCTTGCTACGTTGGCGATGCGGCCAAAGCCATTGCAGCGGCGCTGAAGTTAGGTAAAGTGGGCCAGATTTATAATGTCTCCAATAAAAGCATTTCGCACAAAGAAGCAAACCAAACTGTGAGTCGCCTGGCCAACCGCAGCAGTTGGCGGATTAACTTCCCCGGCTGGATGATGATTCAATTTGCCGAAATCTTGGAAGATATTGCCTTTTTTACCCAGCGCGAGCCGTTTTACCCCAAAAACTTGGAACCTTATGTTTTTTCCGATTGGCTGGTGGATTCCAGTAAGGCTGAACGCGAATTGGGCTTTGTTTCCGGTACCTTTGCCGAGGGCGCGCAACGGACTTTGGAGTGGTATCGTTCGTTGGGGTATGTATAGCAGGGTAGCAGGTAGCAAGGTGGCAACTACTCATAAAACCCTGTTACCTTGTTACATTGCTACTTTGTTACTTGGCCATCTTGTCTCGCCAACCACCACAGCAGGATTAACGTCAGGCTGCCCATCACGCCCAGGGCAATCAGCTTGAACAGGCGGACTTCGATGAGTAGTGCCAGCAAGCCAAACGTGGCGCAAAAGAGATAGTAGAGAGACACGATTTGTCGTTGGCTTAAGCCCAGATCAAGCAGGCGGTAATGCAGATGGTCGCGCCCGGCTGCGGCAGGGTTCCCCCGTTGTTGCCAGCGTCTGATCATTACCCAGGCCACGTCAATAATGGGAATGCCCAGCACCAATAGCGCCGTGGCCACTTTGGCCGGAGCCAAAATGGATAGGGAAGCCAGGGCAAAACCCAGAAACATGCTGCCGCTGCCCATAAAAACCCGGGCCGGATAAAAGTTGAAAGGCAAAAAACCAAGACAGGCGGCGGCTAGGGCCAGGGGAAAAAGGGCGACCATGGTTTGCCCCAGGCTGTAGGCGTGAACGGCAAAAAGCAGGCTGGCAATGGCTGTTACGCCGGCGGCCAGTCCGTCCAGACCATCCAGCCAGTTGACCGTGTTAATCATGCCCATAATCCAGAAGATAGTTAGGGGATAAGTTAGCCACGGCGGAAAAATCTTAAAACCAAAAATCGGCAGCGTGGCCCGTTCAATAATAATATCAAACCCAATCGCGATCAGGGCGACCCCCAATTGGGCGGCAAATTGAGGCCAGACCGACAATTCTCGCCAATCGTCCCACCAGCCAAACATGAAAATCACACTGCTGCCAAGCAACACCCCGGCCAGTAATTTCCGGTCTTCAGGGCCAATGGGCGGCCAAACTTCAAACGCGCTCAACCCAAAAACCAGCAAGCCCGCCCCCATAAATCCGGCGAACAGGGCCATCCCCCCCAGGCGAGAAATCTCGCCCCGGTGGGTGCGCCGCCCGCCGGGGCGGTCTGTTAAACCCAAAGTTTGCCCCACTTTGCCGCCGATAGGGGTAATCATTAAGGCTAAAACAAACGCTGCAAGAAAAACGGTGATATACATCATTGGCTAGTGTATAATAATGAGGAGAGTAAAAGGAGCAAATTTATGAAGACGGTTCTGCTGTTACGACACGCCAAATCAGATTGGGGCGATCCCGGCCTGGCGGATTTTGATCGCCCCCTGGCCAAGCGCGGCCTAAAAGACGCGCCCCGAATGGGGGAAGTGCTGGCGCTCTTTGACGCGGTTCCAGACGTAATCCTATCCTCTCCCGCTTTACGAGCTAAACAAACCACCGAGTTGGTGGCCGAAACGTGCCACTACCCCAAGGAGAGGATTCAGTGGGAGGAGTCTTTTTATGGCAGCGGCAACGCGGCAATGATTGCGGCTTTACAGAATTTGCCTGATAAGGTGGTTCGGGTTCTGCTTGTTGGTCACAACCCTGCCACCGAAGAAACCGCTGCGGCCCTACTTTCGGCCAGAGTTGAGCAGGCGTGGAGCGATGATGGGGCTATCCGTATTCCTACGGCCGGTTTGCTTTGTTTTGGGGTAAATATTGCCAGCTGGAGTGAGTTGCAAGCCGGTGATGCTACCCTGTATTGGTTTTTGATTCCCAAACTGGTCAAAGCAATGCGGTAAGAGGACCTACAGAAAAAACGTCAAACGTCATATCATTTATGCGCTGATAAAAATTGATTGGGTAATAAGGAATGGTGAATGATGAAGCATTTATTATGGCTTGGGCTGGTGAGTTTGACTGTGCTGGCTGCGCAGTGTAATGCTTCACCGCCCGCGGCGGAAACAGCCAGCCGCCAAACATCGCCAACGTTGGCAGACGAAGAGAAGGTATCACCCCAAGTTGCAGCGGCCGGGGAGCAGATTACGCCTGAAAAAAGTAATACCACGGCAGCGCCGGCGGCAGAGACGAATGAAGCCGAGATGAACCCGTCGAGCGATGCGGGTCAACAACCACCAACAGCCGAATCCGGCGATCACTCCGCCGCGTGTGACGATCCCTTTGCCGGCGCGTCTGTTCGTTTTTCGCCTGAATTGTGGGCCGCCGACGACCTGGCCGATTTGGTGCCGGCAGATATTATAGACCCAGATAGTGACCTGGCTACCAATTTTTGCCTGCATAATGTTGACTATGCCGACATTGTCTCCGGCGGCCCCCCACCCGACGGCATCCCTCCGCTTGACAACCCGCAATTTGACTCGATTGCCGAGGGTGACGAATGGCTGGCCGATGTCCAACCGGTCATCGCCCTGGCGGTGGGCGACGAGGCCAAGGCTTATCCATTGGCCATTCTGACCCGCCATGAGATTGCCAATGACGAGATTGCCAGTTTGCCCGTAGCCGTAACTTTCTGCCCGTTGTGTAATGCCGGCATTGTTTTTAAACGTGAGGTTGACGGCGAGGTGTTACGTTTTGGCGTTTCCGGCAACCTGCGCCATAGCAACCTGATTATGTGGGACAACAAAACTCTCTCCTGGTGGCAGCAATTCACAGGCCAGGCTATTGTGGGCGATATGACGGGCGTGCAATTGGAAATGCTGCCGGCCCAACTGGTCTCCTGGCAAGATTTTAAAGAGGCTTATCCCACCGGTCAAGTATTATCCGCCAGCGGGCGTGCTTATGGCCGTAATCCCTATGTTGGTTACGACTCTTCAGCGCAACCGTTTCTCTTCCAGGGCACGCCTGACCCTCGCCTACCGGCGACAGCGCGCGTGTTGGGCTACTTCTCCGGCGATATGGCCGTGGCCTATCCCATGTCCGTGATTGCTGAAGAAGGGGTCATCGAGGATACGTTAAACGGTCAACGGGCGGTGATTTTTTACAAACCCGGCCAGGTGTCGGCCCTGGATCAAGGCATTATCGAAGAGTCCAGGGAGGTTGGCTCTGCCGGGATGTTTAATCCGGAAGTTGACGGGCAGAAATTGACCTTTACCGCCGATAAGGGCGTTATCACCGACAATGAAACCGGCAGTGAATGGAACGTGTTTGGTCGGGCCATCAGCGGTGAATTGGCCGGATCGCAGCTTGAACCTGTTTTGGGTCATCCTTATTTTTGGTTTGCCTGGGCCGCCTTCAGACCGGATACAACGGTTTACGGCCAGTAGCCGGGGAAGACATAATAAAGCTGCTGGCCGAGCGCATATATGTCAGAATCTTGTGGCCGGGTGGGGGTCAGTGTTTTTTTGCCATGGTCGTAAGGGAATCGCCCGCCAGACCAGGCGCATATCTTGCTGGGTCAATCCGCCAACCAGGGCCAGGGTAATCAGGTAGATCACCCCGGCAATACCGATGGTCAGGAAGAAGTTAACATCGCCGATGAACCACAGCACACTGCCCATCACTGCGGCAGCAACCGTTGGCCGCCACACAATATCAAACCAAGGCACGGTGCAGAGATTTTTGCGCACCAGCAGGTAGAAGGGGATCAACAAAGCCCACTCAGAGAAAATAGTGGTGACGGCCGCAGCCCGGTAGCCGTACAGGGGAATAAATATGAGATTGGCCACCACGTTAAACAAAACGCCAATGACAAACGCGCCGGTCAGGTGGCGCTGTTGGTTGATGGCTATGAGCACATATTGTGTGACCTGATTGATGAAGCTGAAAGGCAAAAACCAGATCAATAGTTGCAGCACAATCATTGAGTCGGGCAAAAATTGTTCCCCGGCCAAAAAAAGAATGAGTTCGCGGGCAATAAAGGGCGTGCCGGCGGCAATGGGCAGGGCCAGGATAAGCAGAAAACGTAGGCTCAAAATGTAAGCCCGCACCAACGATTCGCGCGAGTTGGCGGCAAAGCGGCTCATCAAGGGAAAGAGGGCCAGGGTGAAATATTGGGGGATTACGTTGATGCCGTCAATGTATTTGTAGGCGGCGTTGTAATAGCGCACGGCTTGGTCGCCCCAGGTGGGTTGGAGAATGAACACGTCAATGCGGAAGAAGATGGTTGAGAGCAGATGATTGATCATCAGGGGCAGGCTTTCGGCCATCATCTCTTTTTGCAGGCCGCGGTCAGGGGCCAGGAAGGGGCGGAAAATTTTTACCACCAGAATGTACCCCAGGCTGGCAAACGCCACCAGGTTGGCCGCCAACGACGCCCCGGCCAGGCCGATAATGCCCCAGCCCAACAGCAGCACCAGCGCCCCCACACTCACCCGCGCCAACGCCGTCATTGAGGCGATGCCCGCCGGATATTCGGCTTTTTCGTGGGCGTAAAAAATGGCCGTCAGGCCGTCGGAGAGGTTGCTGAGCAGCGTGCCAATAGCCAGGATGGCAATAGTGATGATCACTTCGGGCGTGATGTCGCCAAAAAGCATGTACAGGCCCAGGATGGCGGCCATGGCCGGCAGCGCGGCCAGCCACAATACCAGCCGTAAGATGGACACGTTGGCCAGATAGCGATTACGGCGGTTGTGGTCGGCGGCCACTTCGCGGGTAACCAGCGTACCCAGGCCGTAGCGGGTCACTATCTCGGTGAGGCCGATGAAGGCCACGGCAAAGGCATAGCGCCCGGCTCCTTCCGGCTGCAAAATGCGTAGCATAAGCATAGCAAAGGCAAAGTCAATCAGCCGGTTGGAGAGGGCCAGCACCATTGGCACCAGGCTGTTTTTGGCCACCCGCTTGATGGGAGAGTCGGTTTCATGCTCCCGGTACAATTTTCCCCAGGCCCAATAACCCAGCAGAAAAACCAACGTAACAAAGGCCAGGAACGAGCCATACAGACCCAATTGGAAACTGCGCGGGCTGTAGCGGAAGCGGACCTGCCACTGGCCGGGCTGGAGATAAATCGTGCGGAAATTGCCGTTGGCCCGGTGCAGGGTCAGTTCAATCTCTTCTGTTTCCACCGGGGTTTTGGCATAGGCTCGCCAGCCGGGGAAATAGGTATCGGCCAAAACCAGCCAGCCCGGTTGGTCCAGGCGGGCGGTCAATGTGACCTGGTTGGGGGTGTATTCAATAATCTCCACCCCGGGTCTGGCCCGGGAGAGCGGCCCGGCGTCGGCGGGGGTCAGATCGCGGCCCAGGCCGTTGTTTTCGCCATCAAGGATGAGTTGTTGGTGGGGATTGAGGCTGCGCAGGGCGTATTCCTCCTGGTCCATTTCAGCCAGATTAGGCGGTTTGGGGAAATCGGCGGAAGTGACGGCGTTTTGGGCCAAAAAGGCGCGGGGCAGGGCGTCAAGATTTTCATAAACTTTAATTTCGTGATCGTAAACCAGTTGATAGATGGGGTGGTTGATGTTGACGGTGGTCAGCAAGTAACGCACGCCCAGTAAGTCCAGCAGGGCGGAATCCAGAGCGGTATAGTCAACGGTATAGAGCGGCCCCACCCGATTGAAGAGGAGGTCGCCGTTTTTTTGGATGAGCTGCATAAAGCGGGCGTATTGGGCCGGGATGATGCTGTCGTAGCCGCGCACGTCAAACAGGTTGCTGTACATCCCCGCATTGGCCGGAAAGACCTTGTTGCCGCGCCCAGCGGGGGTGTCGAAACTGGTGAGCCGGAAAAGAGGGTCTTCCGCCTGCCGCGCTTCCAGCCATTTAACTACCTCCGGCTTAAAGTTGAGCAGGGCGGGGTCAACCGAGGGATTGAAGCCGGCTCCGGCCAGCAGTAAATCAAGGCTGATGAGGATGATGGCGAGAGGCTTCCAGGCATTGATCCTGCCCCGCCCTCCTTTTTTCAGAGAGGGAAGAAAGATGGGGCAGCAGACGATGCGCAGGACGGCTCCGCCGGCCATAGTCATCAGAAAGAACTTAAAGAAGTTGGGCCACTGGTAGCCAAAAAATTGGCGGCCGTTGGCAAAAGCGTTTTGGGCCAGGCCAGAGTGGTCAAAAACAAAAGTGGTAATCTGGATGAAAGGCGCAGGAATGAAAAGGGCGACGAGCATGGTCACGACCCCGATCAACCCACCCCAGAAAAGTAACCAGCCAAGACGGTGAGAGAGGGTTCCCGGGAAGGACAATGGGGCAAGGATGTAGGGTGGTGGGGGTAGTTGATCCTCCCTCCTTTGGAAGTTAGAGGGAGGCTTTGCGTCAAACCGGGAATTACGGGGAGGAGTCCGCCTGGCGCTGACCAGCCGGTTTAAATAGGTTGCGCCCAATCCCGCCAGCACGGCCAGGCTGAAGGTGTAGGGAAAAATCCAGCGAAAGGGCGAGTGGAGTTGGTTCCAGCCGGGCAGGCCGTAAAAGAGGAGGGCGTACAGCGGCGTGCCAAAGGCGAACAGGAGCGAGAGCGCGGCCAACAGAGCAAAAATGAATACATAGCGTTTAAATGTTTGTGCGTTTGTGCGTTTGAATGTTTCATGAATAGCTTGAGCAATGGCTAAGATAGCCAGAGCTAACGGCAAAATACCCACATAAGCCCCCGCCTCAACCGAGGTTTTAGTATCCCAACTGGTACAGTGGGGGCAGAGAGGATTGATTTCTCCATTGGCGTTGAGGCCAAGGGCTTGCCAGCCCCAGCTAATTGCGTCAAAATAACCGTGATGGGCGGGGCTGCCGAAGAAGTTGGGGATAATGAAACTGGCAATGCGCCGATAGGGCAAAGCCCAACCGCGCACGTCGGCCAGAGTAACGGAGTTATCGCGGAAATTTTGGGTGACAATCTCGTACATAGGCCCCAGTTGCACCGCGCCCAGCCCCAGGCCTAATCCTCCTATTACCAGTAACCAGCCGGCCAGGCGTAAGGCAAACCGTGGCGTATTCTGCTGCTGTCCCAAAATGAGCAGGCGGCAAAAAGCATAAAAGCCACTGACCAGGAGCGTGTAGTAAGTGATCTCAACGTGTCCGGCCAGCGTCTGCAGCCCCACGGCCAGCGCCCCGGCCACCACGTAAGGGATTGGAGAGTAACCCACCCGCCCCTTGTTCTCTTGCTTGCGGATAATCACCTCAATAAAGGACAAAATGAGGGGCAGCCAGACCGCGCTGGCGATAATCATGGTAAAAACCACGCTCACCACAAAAAAGCCGCTGAGGGAATAGGTGAGGCCCGCCAACAAAGCCCCCAATCGCCCGGCCTGCAGCGCGCGGACAAAGATGTACATAAACAGACCCGCCAGCCATAATTGGCTAACGGTAAACCAGCCGTAGGCTTTGCTTAAGGGCAAAGTGTAAAACAGCAGGCTAAAGGGATAAAGGGCCGAGTGCTGTCCATTGGCCAGAAACGGCTGGCCCGACAGAATGTAGGGATTCCACAGGGGAATTTGACGGGCCGCTATAGTCTCCCGGATAAACTTTTTCCAAACGTAGTTCTCCAAAATCAGGTCCGAGAGAAGCTGGTTTTGCGGCCGACCCACATTGAGGGCTTCTTTAGAGGAGGCCCAGGGTTCATAAGCAAAAAGATTATCAACCGGGAGGAGCGTATTTGGCCCAATGGTGACGGACCAAAAAAGCGTTAAGGGCAGGATGAGTAGAATCAGCGCGGCCAGGAAGTCGTGCCGGTTAATGGCTTTGGACAAGCGGAACACTCCTATATCTGGGCTGAGGGGGACAGAGGCATAGGCTCTACGTTGCGGTGTCGCCAGCGAATTTCAAACACCCGCAGGGCTGCCTCTATTTTTACCGGCCACGACATTTTGCTCTGGCCAATGCGGCGATCTTCAAAATAGATCGGGATTTCCAGAATACGGAAGTTGAGCTTTTCCGACACAAACGCCATTTCTATTTGAAACACATAACCATTTGAAGTAATTCGGTCCAGCCCAATCTGCCGTAAGGCGCTGGCTTGCCAGCATTTAAACCCCGCCGTCGCATCTTTGGTCTGTACGCCCAAAATCCCCCGGGTCCACACCGAGTTGGCAAACCAGCTCAACAGCCAGCGTCCCCACCCCCAGCGCTCGTCTAACTCGCCGCCGCTTACATAACGAGACCCTACCACCACCTCATGGCCGGCCATTTTTTCCAGCATTTGGGGAATGTAGGTGGGCGAATGGGAAAAGTCCGCGTCCATCTGAATAATATAGTCGGCGTTATGTTCCAGCGCCCACTTGAAACCGGTCACATAAGCCGTGCCCAAACCCAATTTACCCCGGCGATGAAGCACGTGCAGGCGTCCCGGATAGCAGTTCTGGGCCAACTCGTCGGTTATCTGGCCGGTGCCATCCGGCGAATCGTCGTCAACAATTAGAATCTGTAAATCTTCGTCAACTTCCAGGGTAAAAAGTTCGGCCGTGATGGCGGCTATGTTTTCAGCCTCATTATAAGTTGGAATTACAATAATTGTGGTCATATTAAATTCTCTTTAGCTCATTGAATTGATTTGAGAAGTAAGCAGTGAGAGGGCAATAATATCTTTTTATTTTTATTTTGACAATTTTGGAGATGGTAACAGGCAGCACCGTCCAGGTCAGGCCGCGTCTGTTTCTAACTGTGACATTCCGTAATTGGGAATGAATCTATAACCCACGCCGCGCTCGGTGATAATGTATTTGGGATTGCCGGGTTGCTTTTCCACCTTTTTACGCAAACGCCAAACATACCATTTTACGTTTTCAATATTTTTATCCGTATCATAGGCCCAAACATTTTCAAAAATGTGTTCCGTGCGCACAATTTGACCGGGCCGGTAAGCCATAAATAATAACAACTCAAACTCGGTGGGGGTTAGATCGGCTGGCTGGCCTCTGACCATTACTTGGCGTGTGGCCGGGTCAATAACCAATTCACCATTGCCAAAACGTAAGGGAGCGCTTGAGGAAGGGGGGGGCATACTGGCACGGCGCAATACCGCCGAAACCCGGGCCAACAACTCATCTTTAAGAAATGGTTTTACCAAATAATCATCGGCCCCGGCCTCTAAACCACGGACAATATCTTCTTGAGAGCCTAAAGCCGTGAGCATAATCACCGGCACCGTTGAGACTTTGCGAATGCGGCGACAGACTTCCCAGCCGTTCAGACCGGGGATCATCACGTCTAAGATAACCAGATGTGGTCTTGTTTCTTCCAACAGCCGCAGGCCATCTTCTCCATTGGCCGCCATAAACACTTCGTAGGCGCGGGCGTTCAGGTTTTTTTCAATTAGACCCAATAAAACCGGATCATCATCTATCACCAGAATTTTTTCACCCATTTTTTATCCCTATCAGGTTAACCCGGAAATCGGTTAATATCCAGAATCATTTTCTATTGTATTGATATACTTGCTTTGTGTCAATGTGATGTTGAGTTATGAGGGGCAAACATTACATAATCATTATAGACGAAATTAAAATACCATGCTATCATAATTTTATGCCTCAAACGCGAAAGTCAAAACAAAACCAGGCCGGGCAACAGACCGCCGCCCGGCGCAGTAGATATACTATGTTTGCCATAACCATGCTTGTTTTGGCAGTGGTAACCATACTTTTGGGCTTTAAATTGTTTGGCCCTGAAGAACAGCCGGTGATCCAGATAGCGCCGCCATCCTCGCCATTCATTCTCACCGTCACTCCTACAACCAGCCAACCAACAAGAGATACTCAAAAGCCTTTGGTTGGCATTGTGGCGGGCCACAAGGGTTATGACCCCGGCGCAGTTTGTGACGATGGTTTGACCGAAGCGGAAATTAACTATATGATTGCGCTTGAAGTGGTAGACCTGTTACAACGACGCGGTATTGAGGCCGACTTATTGGATGAGTATGACGACCGTTTGACCGAGTACCAGGCCGATGCCCTGGTCAGCATTCACGCGGATAGCTGCAATATTCCCGGCGCTACCGGCTTCAAAGTGGCCAGAGTAACCAACAGCGCTATTCCCGAAGCCGAAGATGCGCTGGTGGCCTGTCTCAATCAAGAATATGCAATTTACACCGGCCTGTCCCAGCACCCGGCCAGCATCACGGATAACATGACCAACTATCACGCCTTCAATGAAATTCACCCGCTCACTCCCGGCGCTATCATTGAAGCCGGTTTTTTGTTGGACGACCGCTATCTGCTGGAACAGCGGTCCAAAGTGGTGGCCAGGGGAATTGCGGCCGGAATAGTATGTTTTTTGGGAGAATAACCGTTTAAGGAGAAATTTTATGGAGAAAAAACGATATGTTCAGGTGGGGGTCGGACATCGTTCGCTGCTATTTTCACGGGCCATTGTGGAAGAGTATCCTGATACCAGCGAATTAGTCGCCCTCTGCGACACTAACGAGGGACGTTTGCAATTGCGATCAGCACTGCTCCGGGAAGATGGGGTTGAGGTAAAAACCTACCGGGCCGATGAATTTGACCGGATGATGGCCGAAACCAGGCCGGATGTGGTCATTGTCACCAGCCAGGATAGTACCCACGATGAATACATCTGCCGAGCGATGGAACTGGGCTGTGAGGTGATGACCGAAAAGCCCATGACCACCGATGAACAAAAGTGCCAGCGGATCATTGATACTTGCCGGAAAACCAATCGCCAATGCACCGTCACCTTCAATTATCGCTACGCGCCGCCGCGAACCCAGCTTAAAGAACTGCTGATGTCGGGCGTTATTGGCAACGTGGTATCGGTTGATTTCCACTGGTTGCTGGATACCCGGCATGGCGCCGATTATTTTCGCCGCTGGCACCGCCACAAGCGTAACTCCGGCGGCCTGATGGTGCATAAAGCCACCCACCACTTTGATCTGGTAAACTGGTGGCTTTCAACCGTGCCGGAAACCGTCTACGCCACAGGCGCGCAAAATTTTTATCGGCCTGAAACGGCTGAACGATATGGCCTGGCCAATC
It contains:
- a CDS encoding DUF3179 domain-containing protein, which encodes MMKHLLWLGLVSLTVLAAQCNASPPAAETASRQTSPTLADEEKVSPQVAAAGEQITPEKSNTTAAPAAETNEAEMNPSSDAGQQPPTAESGDHSAACDDPFAGASVRFSPELWAADDLADLVPADIIDPDSDLATNFCLHNVDYADIVSGGPPPDGIPPLDNPQFDSIAEGDEWLADVQPVIALAVGDEAKAYPLAILTRHEIANDEIASLPVAVTFCPLCNAGIVFKREVDGEVLRFGVSGNLRHSNLIMWDNKTLSWWQQFTGQAIVGDMTGVQLEMLPAQLVSWQDFKEAYPTGQVLSASGRAYGRNPYVGYDSSAQPFLFQGTPDPRLPATARVLGYFSGDMAVAYPMSVIAEEGVIEDTLNGQRAVIFYKPGQVSALDQGIIEESREVGSAGMFNPEVDGQKLTFTADKGVITDNETGSEWNVFGRAISGELAGSQLEPVLGHPYFWFAWAAFRPDTTVYGQ
- a CDS encoding oligosaccharide flippase family protein is translated as MSKAINRHDFLAALILLILPLTLFWSVTIGPNTLLPVDNLFAYEPWASSKEALNVGRPQNQLLSDLILENYVWKKFIRETIAARQIPLWNPYILSGQPFLANGQHSALYPFSLLFYTLPLSKAYGWFTVSQLWLAGLFMYIFVRALQAGRLGALLAGLTYSLSGFFVVSVVFTMIIASAVWLPLILSFIEVIIRKQENKGRVGYSPIPYVVAGALAVGLQTLAGHVEITYYTLLVSGFYAFCRLLILGQQQNTPRFALRLAGWLLVIGGLGLGLGAVQLGPMYEIVTQNFRDNSVTLADVRGWALPYRRIASFIIPNFFGSPAHHGYFDAISWGWQALGLNANGEINPLCPHCTSWDTKTSVEAGAYVGILPLALAILAIAQAIHETFKRTNAQTFKRYVFIFALLAALSLLFAFGTPLYALLFYGLPGWNQLHSPFRWIFPYTFSLAVLAGLGATYLNRLVSARRTPPRNSRFDAKPPSNFQRREDQLPPPPYILAPLSFPGTLSHRLGWLLFWGGLIGVVTMLVALFIPAPFIQITTFVFDHSGLAQNAFANGRQFFGYQWPNFFKFFLMTMAGGAVLRIVCCPIFLPSLKKGGRGRINAWKPLAIILISLDLLLAGAGFNPSVDPALLNFKPEVVKWLEARQAEDPLFRLTSFDTPAGRGNKVFPANAGMYSNLFDVRGYDSIIPAQYARFMQLIQKNGDLLFNRVGPLYTVDYTALDSALLDLLGVRYLLTTVNINHPIYQLVYDHEIKVYENLDALPRAFLAQNAVTSADFPKPPNLAEMDQEEYALRSLNPHQQLILDGENNGLGRDLTPADAGPLSRARPGVEIIEYTPNQVTLTARLDQPGWLVLADTYFPGWRAYAKTPVETEEIELTLHRANGNFRTIYLQPGQWQVRFRYSPRSFQLGLYGSFLAFVTLVFLLGYWAWGKLYREHETDSPIKRVAKNSLVPMVLALSNRLIDFAFAMLMLRILQPEGAGRYAFAVAFIGLTEIVTRYGLGTLVTREVAADHNRRNRYLANVSILRLVLWLAALPAMAAILGLYMLFGDITPEVIITIAILAIGTLLSNLSDGLTAIFYAHEKAEYPAGIASMTALARVSVGALVLLLGWGIIGLAGASLAANLVAFASLGYILVVKIFRPFLAPDRGLQKEMMAESLPLMINHLLSTIFFRIDVFILQPTWGDQAVRYYNAAYKYIDGINVIPQYFTLALFPLMSRFAANSRESLVRAYILSLRFLLILALPIAAGTPFIARELILFLAGEQFLPDSMIVLQLLIWFLPFSFINQVTQYVLIAINQQRHLTGAFVIGVLFNVVANLIFIPLYGYRAAAVTTIFSEWALLIPFYLLVRKNLCTVPWFDIVWRPTVAAAVMGSVLWFIGDVNFFLTIGIAGVIYLITLALVGGLTQQDMRLVWRAIPLRPWQKNTDPHPATRF